In Euzebya rosea, a single window of DNA contains:
- a CDS encoding hemolysin family protein produces the protein MTTILGLAAVLLLIFGNAWFVAAEFALVTARRGRLEADHEGGDRRAGRALQLLGRLSFALSGAQLGITVTSLAVGFIAEPVFTALFEPLLSPLGIRPALVPAIAVSLGLVVSTAGQMVLGELGPKNLAIAKAEDVAKSLAGGQILYLRLFGPIIRLFDGAANGLLRLVGIEPSEEIDNSVTVEELEHIITSSSASGTLRQGVSAMLQRSIEFRDLHADDAMRPRADVVSISGDATCEELTALGVRTGHSRFPVTGPEGLDDLLGVVNIKDLLDVPVAERAITPVRTLAEPELAVPESASLRDVLLLLRDTHTQLAVVVDEFGGTEGIVTLEDIVEELVGDIRDEHDRAERQAVLRADGSWRVPGSWRIDEVRRDTGIELPQGEHDTISGLLMATLSRVPVVGDTLVLDGITIEVLAVQRHVAQTVRLSTDPGHGPAEDDRPPPAPAPVHDKPGPDEEADR, from the coding sequence GTGACCACCATCCTCGGCCTGGCAGCCGTCCTCCTGCTGATCTTCGGCAACGCCTGGTTCGTGGCCGCCGAGTTCGCGCTGGTCACCGCACGACGGGGCCGGCTCGAGGCCGACCACGAGGGCGGTGACCGTCGGGCGGGTCGGGCCCTGCAGCTGCTCGGTCGCCTGTCGTTCGCCCTGTCCGGGGCACAGCTCGGCATCACGGTGACCTCGCTCGCCGTCGGGTTCATCGCCGAGCCCGTCTTCACCGCCCTCTTCGAGCCGCTGCTGTCCCCCCTCGGCATCCGGCCCGCGCTGGTCCCGGCCATCGCCGTCTCCCTCGGCCTGGTGGTGTCCACCGCCGGGCAGATGGTCCTCGGCGAGCTGGGCCCGAAGAACCTCGCCATCGCCAAGGCCGAGGACGTCGCCAAGAGCCTTGCCGGTGGCCAGATCCTGTACCTGCGCCTGTTCGGCCCGATCATCCGCCTGTTCGACGGCGCCGCCAACGGCTTGCTCCGCCTCGTCGGCATCGAGCCCAGCGAGGAGATCGACAACTCCGTCACCGTGGAGGAGCTGGAGCACATCATCACGAGCTCCTCGGCGTCGGGCACGCTCAGACAGGGGGTGTCGGCCATGCTGCAGCGCTCCATCGAGTTCCGTGACCTGCATGCCGACGACGCCATGCGACCCCGTGCCGACGTGGTCTCCATCTCCGGCGACGCCACCTGTGAGGAGCTGACGGCCCTCGGGGTGCGCACCGGCCACTCGCGCTTCCCCGTGACCGGTCCCGAGGGGCTGGACGACCTGCTCGGCGTCGTCAACATCAAGGACCTGCTGGACGTGCCGGTCGCCGAACGGGCGATCACCCCGGTCAGGACGCTGGCCGAACCCGAGCTGGCCGTGCCGGAGTCGGCCTCCCTCCGTGACGTGCTCCTGCTGCTGCGCGACACCCACACCCAGCTCGCCGTCGTCGTCGACGAGTTCGGCGGCACGGAGGGGATCGTCACCCTCGAGGACATCGTGGAGGAGCTCGTCGGTGACATCCGCGACGAACACGACCGCGCCGAACGGCAGGCGGTCCTGCGGGCCGACGGCAGCTGGCGGGTCCCCGGGTCGTGGCGCATCGACGAGGTCCGGCGCGACACCGGCATCGAGCTGCCGCAGGGCGAGCACGACACCATCAGCGGCCTGCTGATGGCGACCCTGTCCCGCGTCCCCGTCGTCGGCGACACCCTGGTCCTCGACGGCATCACCATCGAGGTGCTCGCCGTCCAGCGCCACGTCGCCCAGACCGTCCGGCTGAGCACCGATCCCGGACACGGCCCAGCCGAGGACGACAGGCCGCCACCGGCACCAGCGCCCGTCCACGACAAGCCCGGACCCGATGAGGAGGCCGACCGATGA
- a CDS encoding VanW family protein, whose translation MDTTQDAVDRGTGRPATSGPSRRRPRPGATESPLRGPLITVLVLVVVLGVAFVGLRAARADTALPGITVAGVDVGGLSPDEVTTAIAGLDDARRTRTITVTRGPDEVVSTAEELGYALDVDATVAAVMARGRQANPLVAFRDQVRATFVPLTVPPIAAFDSVAFERWIDRIARDLALPPIEADLEITGTTVAVVQPQPGETIDVEALRSTALEALQDGGDATIEVPTVVTTPSTDPEAIAALADAAELAISAPVTLIRGDVRLSLTGERIGALLQVRAEAVSDDGDADLELVIDPDRLLAMLPAEQFAALAQPPQDATIEVTGGQVVVTPSVDGFAFDAAAAAEQILEVATTPGTRTAELTGELTEPEVTTEDIEAMGIVEQVSTFTTEHPCCQSRVTNIQRMADIVRGTIVMPGETFSLNGLVGPRTTDKGFVGGGAISGGEFVEQIGGGVSQFTTTMFNTIYFGGYDIVEFKPHSYYISRYPLGREATLNYDPPVDLKFTNDSPHAIWIDTSYTDTSITVSFWSTEYAEVTSTTGERYGLREPREEREETDELPAGEERLVQSGRDGFSVDFTRTIAYVDGRTATETYTTVYLPEPRIVMVGTGDGAGEEDPTEDPTASAPAPTGDPEPAPTQPAPAPEPTAEPAPAPAPPPSAAPEPAPSDGGAR comes from the coding sequence ATGGACACGACGCAGGATGCCGTCGACCGAGGGACGGGCCGACCGGCAACCTCCGGTCCCTCGCGCCGACGGCCACGACCGGGCGCCACCGAGTCACCCCTGCGAGGACCCCTGATCACGGTCCTCGTGCTGGTCGTCGTGCTCGGCGTCGCCTTCGTCGGGCTGCGTGCCGCACGGGCGGACACCGCGCTCCCGGGCATCACCGTCGCCGGTGTCGACGTGGGGGGCCTGTCCCCCGACGAGGTCACCACCGCGATCGCCGGGCTCGACGACGCCAGACGCACCCGGACCATCACCGTGACCCGCGGCCCCGACGAGGTGGTGTCCACCGCGGAGGAGCTCGGCTACGCCCTCGACGTCGACGCGACCGTGGCCGCGGTCATGGCGCGCGGGCGCCAGGCCAACCCGCTGGTGGCCTTCAGGGACCAGGTCCGGGCGACCTTCGTGCCGCTGACGGTGCCCCCGATCGCCGCCTTCGACAGCGTGGCGTTCGAGCGCTGGATCGACCGGATCGCCCGCGACCTCGCCCTGCCGCCGATCGAGGCGGACCTCGAGATCACCGGGACGACCGTGGCGGTCGTGCAGCCGCAGCCCGGGGAGACCATCGACGTCGAGGCGCTGCGGTCCACGGCGCTGGAGGCGCTGCAGGACGGCGGCGACGCGACGATCGAGGTCCCGACGGTGGTCACCACGCCGTCGACGGACCCCGAGGCGATCGCCGCGCTCGCCGACGCCGCCGAGCTGGCCATCTCCGCCCCGGTCACGCTGATCCGCGGCGACGTCCGGCTGTCGTTGACCGGTGAGCGGATCGGCGCGCTGCTGCAGGTCCGGGCCGAGGCGGTCAGCGACGACGGCGACGCCGACCTCGAGCTGGTCATCGATCCGGACCGGCTGCTCGCCATGCTCCCCGCCGAGCAGTTCGCCGCCCTCGCCCAGCCCCCGCAGGACGCCACCATCGAGGTCACCGGCGGCCAGGTCGTGGTGACCCCCTCGGTGGACGGGTTCGCCTTCGACGCCGCGGCCGCCGCCGAGCAGATCCTCGAGGTCGCCACGACGCCCGGCACGCGGACCGCCGAGCTGACCGGCGAGCTGACCGAACCCGAGGTCACGACCGAGGACATCGAGGCGATGGGGATCGTCGAGCAGGTCTCCACCTTCACCACCGAACATCCCTGCTGCCAGTCGCGGGTCACCAACATCCAGCGGATGGCCGACATCGTCCGCGGCACGATCGTGATGCCCGGCGAGACGTTCTCGCTGAACGGCCTGGTCGGCCCGCGCACGACCGACAAGGGCTTCGTCGGCGGTGGCGCCATCTCCGGCGGCGAGTTCGTCGAGCAGATCGGCGGCGGCGTCAGCCAGTTCACGACCACGATGTTCAACACCATCTACTTCGGTGGCTACGACATCGTGGAGTTCAAGCCGCACAGCTACTACATCTCCCGCTACCCCCTGGGCCGCGAGGCCACGCTGAACTACGACCCGCCGGTCGACCTCAAGTTCACCAACGACTCCCCGCACGCCATCTGGATCGACACCAGCTACACCGACACCTCGATCACCGTCAGCTTCTGGTCCACCGAGTACGCCGAGGTCACCTCGACCACCGGCGAGCGCTACGGCCTGCGCGAACCCCGGGAGGAGCGCGAGGAGACCGACGAGCTGCCCGCGGGTGAGGAACGCCTCGTGCAGAGCGGCCGGGACGGCTTCAGCGTGGACTTCACGCGGACGATCGCCTACGTCGACGGCCGCACCGCGACCGAGACCTACACGACGGTGTACCTGCCCGAGCCGCGGATCGTCATGGTCGGCACGGGCGACGGAGCGGGCGAGGAGGACCCGACGGAGGACCCCACGGCATCCGCACCCGCCCCGACGGGAGACCCCGAGCCCGCGCCGACGCAGCCGGCCCCCGCACCCGAGCCCACGGCCGAGCCGGCACCGGCTCCGGCCCCTCCCCCGAGCGCGGCCCCGGAGCCCGCCCCGAGCGACGGTGGGGCCAGATGA
- a CDS encoding murein hydrolase activator EnvC family protein: MILTSSTSSSLRRVVLLMLVLAMAIATSGPASATGSEESRISETRQELERVRNELDAARGEADDDMIALEDADAQLEAVFTAVETAQQAVGRQQDAVADAERELSIAQGELVEQQQRMAQRINRLYRQARPDPLITVLDASTVSDAVEQSAYITAIGRQDRALVEGLENAQSRVEGRRRALDEEKVALDRVLVEQQALLVEVEEIRNDRELIAAASQDLVARLQSREEHLEEEAIELLRQQAQAEARAVAEAAAKEAAEQLAAEVTADDEAEGEDDAADIEEATAPPPAPAPVAAPSGGGGLQWPAGGTVTSGFGPRWGRNHNGIDIAAGSGSPIVAARGGTVTKAENWSGSGFGNVVIIAHGNGLTTLYAHMSSIAVSAGQSVSGGTYLGGMGCTGSCTGTHLHFEVWAGGTPVDPMGYL; encoded by the coding sequence ATGATCCTCACTTCTTCCACCTCCTCGTCGCTTCGCCGCGTCGTCCTGCTGATGCTCGTGCTCGCCATGGCCATCGCCACGAGCGGCCCGGCCAGCGCGACCGGCTCGGAGGAGTCGCGGATCTCCGAGACCCGCCAGGAGCTCGAGCGCGTCCGCAACGAGCTGGATGCGGCTCGTGGCGAGGCCGACGACGACATGATCGCGCTGGAGGACGCCGACGCCCAGCTCGAAGCCGTCTTCACCGCGGTCGAGACGGCCCAGCAGGCCGTCGGACGGCAGCAGGACGCCGTCGCCGATGCCGAGCGCGAGCTGTCCATCGCCCAGGGCGAGCTCGTCGAGCAGCAGCAGCGGATGGCGCAGCGCATCAACCGGCTGTACCGCCAGGCGCGCCCTGACCCCCTGATCACCGTCCTGGACGCCTCGACGGTGTCCGACGCCGTCGAGCAGAGCGCCTACATCACCGCCATCGGTCGCCAGGACCGCGCGCTGGTCGAGGGCCTCGAGAACGCCCAGTCCCGCGTCGAGGGTCGCCGCCGTGCCCTGGACGAGGAGAAGGTCGCGCTGGACCGCGTCCTGGTCGAGCAGCAGGCGCTGCTGGTCGAGGTCGAGGAGATCCGCAACGACCGCGAGCTGATCGCCGCCGCCAGCCAGGACCTGGTCGCCCGCCTGCAGTCCCGCGAGGAGCACCTGGAGGAGGAGGCCATCGAGCTGCTCCGCCAGCAGGCACAGGCCGAGGCACGCGCCGTGGCCGAGGCGGCTGCCAAGGAAGCCGCCGAGCAGCTGGCCGCCGAGGTCACCGCCGACGACGAGGCCGAGGGCGAGGACGACGCCGCCGACATCGAGGAGGCCACCGCGCCCCCACCCGCCCCTGCCCCCGTGGCTGCCCCGTCGGGCGGCGGCGGACTGCAGTGGCCCGCCGGTGGGACCGTGACGTCCGGCTTCGGCCCGCGCTGGGGCCGCAACCACAACGGCATCGACATCGCCGCCGGATCGGGCTCACCGATCGTGGCCGCCCGCGGTGGCACCGTCACCAAGGCCGAGAACTGGTCCGGCAGCGGCTTCGGCAACGTCGTGATCATCGCCCACGGCAACGGCCTGACCACGCTGTACGCCCACATGTCCTCCATCGCCGTCAGCGCCGGCCAGTCCGTCAGCGGCGGGACCTACCTCGGCGGCATGGGCTGCACCGGCTCGTGCACCGGTACCCACCTGCACTTCGAGGTCTGGGCCGGCGGCACCCCCGTCGACCCGATGGGCTACCTCTAG
- a CDS encoding LCP family protein yields the protein MSQDNYDYDRTYGERWGGDGHRPDDFGPAMTGRHRRLSFGKALGSVFNIAFSALMIVLLALGGLAVYASSQIQREPVEGLVGGGPTLNVLVVGSDSRDGFTPEQLLELGTEAVDGRRTDTIFLLSIDGGRAAMLSFPRDLFVEQCDGVQGRVNAAFARGGPSCLVQTVSNASGIPIDHYVEVNLFGFVQIVDAVGGVPVFLDEPLQDQFAAVDLPAGCHVLDGTQAIGFVRARHVDSDLGRIARQQRFLRSLAQQVVSPSTLVNVPRLFRVAGSAGRTLIADEGLGLIELAQLARAARGLAGSGLATYTVPANAANIGGAAVLVPDPDAAGALYASFADGSVLSLNPGEDVQALQPGDVPVRVLNATGTEGLAASVRDFLVARGFDIVGIGNADPTDGTVVRYAGPNVAAAQLVAEQIPGATLQQDDSLTEVVLIVGSAIDVSAPPPPPMTEDPGAAEEIPVGAAAVPEECS from the coding sequence ATGAGCCAGGACAACTACGACTACGACCGCACCTACGGCGAACGCTGGGGCGGCGACGGGCATCGCCCGGACGACTTCGGCCCTGCCATGACGGGTCGCCACCGCCGGCTGTCGTTCGGCAAGGCGCTGGGCAGCGTGTTCAACATCGCCTTCTCGGCCCTGATGATCGTCCTGCTCGCGCTCGGCGGACTGGCGGTCTACGCCTCCAGCCAGATCCAGCGCGAACCGGTCGAGGGCCTTGTCGGCGGCGGCCCCACCCTCAACGTGCTCGTCGTCGGGTCCGACAGCCGGGACGGGTTCACCCCCGAGCAGCTGCTGGAGCTCGGCACCGAAGCCGTCGACGGGCGCCGGACCGACACGATCTTCCTGCTCAGCATCGACGGCGGCCGTGCAGCGATGCTGTCGTTCCCCCGTGACCTGTTCGTGGAGCAGTGCGACGGCGTCCAGGGTCGGGTCAACGCCGCGTTCGCCCGTGGCGGTCCCAGCTGCCTGGTCCAGACCGTCTCCAACGCATCGGGCATCCCCATCGACCACTACGTCGAGGTGAACCTGTTCGGGTTCGTGCAGATCGTCGACGCCGTCGGCGGCGTCCCGGTCTTCCTCGACGAGCCGCTGCAGGACCAGTTCGCCGCGGTCGACCTGCCGGCGGGCTGCCACGTGCTCGACGGCACCCAGGCGATCGGCTTCGTCCGTGCACGCCACGTCGACTCCGACCTGGGCCGCATCGCCCGCCAGCAGCGGTTCCTGCGGTCGCTGGCCCAGCAGGTCGTGTCACCCTCGACCCTGGTCAACGTGCCCCGGCTGTTCCGCGTCGCCGGGTCCGCCGGCCGCACGCTCATCGCCGACGAGGGTCTCGGCCTGATCGAGCTCGCGCAGCTGGCCCGTGCCGCTCGCGGGCTCGCCGGTTCGGGACTGGCCACCTACACCGTGCCGGCCAACGCCGCGAACATCGGGGGCGCAGCGGTCCTCGTGCCCGACCCCGACGCCGCGGGGGCGCTGTACGCCTCGTTCGCCGACGGCTCGGTCCTGTCGCTCAACCCCGGTGAGGACGTGCAGGCGCTGCAGCCCGGCGACGTGCCCGTGAGGGTGCTCAACGCCACGGGCACAGAGGGGTTGGCCGCATCGGTCCGGGACTTCCTGGTGGCGCGAGGGTTCGACATCGTCGGCATCGGCAACGCCGACCCCACCGACGGGACGGTCGTGCGCTACGCCGGTCCCAACGTCGCGGCGGCCCAGCTGGTCGCCGAGCAGATCCCCGGCGCGACGCTGCAGCAGGACGACTCGCTCACCGAGGTCGTGCTCATCGTCGGCTCGGCCATCGACGTGTCGGCCCCTCCGCCCCCACCCATGACGGAGGACCCCGGCGCGGCCGAGGAGATCCCCGTCGGCGCCGCCGCCGTCCCCGAGGAGTGCAGCTAG
- a CDS encoding hydantoinase B/oxoprolinase family protein: MADQRPPTDPARLQVTRHALDGVAEQMGVALERSAYSPNITERLDLSAAIFSPSGLMVAQAEHIPVHLGSMPASVESILGAFDLAPGMTAVVNDPYRGGSHLPDITLVGAVGDRDDGRSGQLIGYVANRAHHADIAGAAPGSMPADATDIAMEGLRIPPLLLVDGHGERKDVIEMLAANSRTPTERHGDLRAQFAANHAGAARLCEMAAERGRDGLLADMDALVDYAERRIRAALSEMPDGEWTFSDWLEVAADGSMDADAQAVGLELHTTVAIRGDQLVVDLTRCPPQVPANVNAVRAVTESAALFVLRLVTDPDAPANAGTARAMTVRTTPGTIVDAVFPAPVATGNVETSQRLVDLLLGALAQGVPDRVPAASQGTMNNILIGSTGQGTPFAYYETIGGGEGGTPGRRGMDGVHTGMTNTRNTPVEALEVAYPLRVVRSELRSGTGGEGMHAGGDGIVREIEVLTHARVTVQTERRARGPWGLEGGRSGQPGRNTLIRPDGTTQVLPAKVTLTVQAGDRIRLETPGGGGWGTQAAHR; encoded by the coding sequence ATGGCTGACCAGCGCCCACCCACCGACCCGGCACGCCTGCAGGTCACGCGTCACGCCCTGGACGGGGTGGCCGAGCAGATGGGGGTGGCGCTGGAGCGGTCGGCGTACTCCCCCAACATCACCGAACGGCTGGACCTGTCCGCGGCGATCTTCTCCCCCAGCGGCCTGATGGTGGCGCAGGCCGAGCACATCCCGGTGCACCTCGGTTCGATGCCGGCGTCCGTCGAGTCGATCCTCGGTGCCTTCGACCTCGCCCCCGGCATGACCGCTGTCGTCAACGACCCCTATCGCGGTGGATCCCACCTGCCCGACATCACCCTCGTGGGCGCGGTCGGTGACCGCGACGACGGACGGTCCGGCCAGCTCATCGGCTACGTCGCCAACCGGGCCCACCACGCCGACATCGCCGGTGCCGCCCCGGGATCGATGCCAGCCGATGCCACCGACATCGCCATGGAGGGGCTGCGGATCCCCCCGCTCCTGCTGGTCGACGGCCACGGCGAACGCAAAGACGTGATCGAGATGCTCGCCGCGAACTCCCGCACGCCGACCGAACGCCACGGCGACCTGCGGGCCCAGTTCGCCGCCAACCACGCCGGCGCGGCCCGGCTGTGCGAGATGGCCGCCGAGCGAGGGCGTGACGGGCTGCTGGCTGACATGGACGCGCTGGTGGACTACGCCGAACGGCGCATCCGAGCCGCCCTGTCGGAGATGCCCGACGGCGAGTGGACCTTCAGCGACTGGCTGGAGGTCGCAGCCGACGGTTCCATGGACGCCGATGCCCAGGCCGTCGGGCTCGAGCTGCACACCACAGTGGCCATCCGCGGCGACCAGCTGGTCGTCGACCTGACCCGCTGTCCCCCGCAGGTACCCGCCAACGTCAACGCGGTCCGCGCCGTGACGGAGTCAGCGGCCCTGTTCGTCCTCCGCCTGGTGACCGACCCCGATGCACCGGCCAACGCCGGCACGGCGCGGGCGATGACGGTCCGCACCACCCCGGGGACGATCGTCGACGCGGTCTTCCCCGCACCCGTCGCGACCGGCAACGTCGAGACCAGCCAGCGCCTGGTCGACCTGCTGCTCGGCGCGCTCGCCCAGGGCGTTCCCGACCGCGTGCCGGCCGCCTCCCAGGGGACCATGAACAACATCCTGATCGGCAGCACCGGGCAGGGCACCCCGTTCGCCTACTACGAGACGATCGGCGGCGGCGAGGGCGGTACCCCGGGCAGGCGCGGCATGGACGGCGTGCACACGGGCATGACCAACACCCGCAACACACCGGTCGAGGCGCTGGAGGTGGCCTATCCGCTGCGGGTGGTGCGTTCCGAGCTCCGGTCCGGTACGGGCGGCGAGGGAATGCACGCCGGAGGTGACGGGATCGTCCGCGAGATCGAGGTGCTCACCCATGCCCGCGTGACCGTGCAGACCGAACGCCGGGCCCGCGGACCGTGGGGCCTGGAGGGTGGCCGATCCGGGCAACCGGGGCGGAACACGCTGATCCGACCCGACGGGACGACGCAGGTCCTCCCCGCGAAGGTGACCCTGACGGTGCAGGCTGGAGACCGCATCCGCCTGGAGACGCCAGGCGGAGGAGGCTGGGGAACGCAGGCCGCACACCGATGA
- a CDS encoding hydantoinase/oxoprolinase family protein — protein sequence MPQQSPPPSPIAPSVAGVDVGGTFTDAVVLTADGPRLAKVPTTPRDQGEGLVAAIEAAGQRPADDLRALAHGTTTATNAVLERTLDRAVLLVTEGFADVLTIARQNRPSLYDLSAVRPAPAIPRDMVVPVPERITVDGEVLHPLTDEALDDVVAATVALQPDAVAICLLFGWADPTHERRLAAAVGRALPDVHITVSADLVGSIREYERASTCALNAAVGPTMGRYLQRLSDRLPDTDVTVMTSGGGTADLDRMVADPVHTLLSGPAGGVVAAAAAARSAGFDNAIAFDMGGTSTDVCLIRGGEPVVSLAGTIDGLPIGTSTIGIHTVGAGGGSIASLDAGGALRVGPRSAGSDPGPACYGRGGTQPTVTDAHAVLGHLDTLAGGTMTADLAAAERALAGVEGVTATGILDVVRAAMARALRRVSTEAGVDPDSLALVAYGGAGPLHASALARMLGCPATVLAPAPGVLSAVGLLTAAQRREWSRTVMVSPDRLRDTLDALPLDERAGAPDDDGDVRTVADLRYVGQAHELRIDVDPDAGGDLGTLAAFHRRHEEVYGYALPDADVVVVTVRRISRRPALHTDAVTGWDLGPATPATTRTADLGNGPETVAVVARGSLRPGDTVTGPAILVQPDSTGLLLHGDVGTVDAHLNLVVQHG from the coding sequence ATGCCCCAGCAGTCCCCTCCCCCATCACCGATCGCACCGTCCGTTGCCGGCGTCGACGTCGGCGGCACGTTCACCGACGCCGTGGTGCTGACCGCCGACGGACCACGCCTCGCCAAGGTCCCGACCACACCCCGCGACCAGGGCGAGGGGTTGGTCGCCGCCATCGAAGCCGCTGGGCAGCGTCCGGCCGACGACCTGCGAGCGCTGGCGCACGGGACCACGACCGCGACCAACGCGGTGCTCGAGCGGACCCTCGACCGAGCAGTGCTGCTCGTGACCGAGGGGTTCGCCGACGTGCTGACGATCGCCCGGCAGAACCGCCCCTCGCTGTACGACCTGTCGGCGGTTCGCCCGGCCCCGGCGATCCCGCGCGACATGGTGGTCCCCGTCCCCGAGCGGATCACCGTCGACGGCGAGGTGCTCCATCCCCTCACCGACGAGGCCCTCGATGACGTGGTGGCCGCGACGGTGGCCCTGCAGCCCGACGCGGTGGCGATCTGCCTGCTGTTCGGATGGGCGGATCCCACCCACGAACGACGGCTCGCCGCCGCGGTGGGGCGGGCCCTTCCCGACGTGCACATCACCGTCTCCGCGGACCTCGTCGGCTCCATCAGGGAGTACGAGCGGGCCAGCACCTGCGCCCTCAACGCAGCCGTCGGCCCGACGATGGGTCGGTACCTGCAGCGGTTGTCCGATCGGCTGCCCGACACCGACGTGACCGTCATGACCTCCGGCGGAGGCACCGCGGACCTGGACCGGATGGTCGCCGACCCCGTCCACACCCTGCTGTCGGGGCCCGCCGGTGGCGTCGTCGCCGCCGCTGCGGCGGCCCGCTCCGCGGGGTTCGACAACGCGATCGCCTTCGACATGGGCGGCACGTCGACGGATGTCTGCCTGATCCGAGGAGGGGAACCGGTCGTCAGCCTCGCGGGCACCATCGACGGGTTGCCCATCGGCACGTCGACGATCGGGATCCACACCGTCGGGGCCGGCGGTGGCTCCATCGCCTCCCTCGATGCCGGTGGCGCCCTGCGGGTCGGCCCCCGCAGCGCTGGCTCCGACCCCGGTCCGGCCTGCTACGGCCGTGGCGGCACCCAGCCGACCGTCACGGACGCCCACGCCGTGCTCGGCCACCTCGACACCCTGGCGGGCGGCACGATGACCGCGGACCTGGCGGCAGCCGAGCGGGCCCTGGCCGGCGTCGAGGGGGTCACCGCGACCGGCATCCTCGACGTGGTCCGCGCCGCCATGGCCCGGGCCCTGCGGCGGGTCTCCACCGAAGCCGGGGTCGACCCCGACAGCCTTGCCCTGGTCGCCTACGGCGGTGCCGGCCCACTCCACGCCTCGGCGCTGGCCCGGATGCTCGGCTGCCCTGCCACGGTGCTGGCGCCGGCACCCGGCGTCCTGTCCGCGGTGGGGTTGCTGACCGCGGCGCAGCGGCGGGAGTGGTCACGAACGGTGATGGTGTCGCCGGACCGCCTGCGCGACACCCTCGACGCGCTGCCGCTGGACGAGCGCGCGGGCGCCCCAGACGACGACGGCGACGTCCGCACGGTCGCCGACCTGCGCTACGTCGGCCAGGCCCACGAGCTGCGCATCGACGTCGACCCCGACGCCGGTGGGGACCTCGGGACCCTGGCAGCGTTCCATCGGCGTCACGAGGAGGTCTACGGCTACGCGCTGCCCGACGCCGACGTCGTCGTGGTCACGGTCAGGCGGATCAGCCGCCGCCCGGCCCTCCACACCGACGCGGTCACCGGTTGGGACCTGGGTCCGGCCACTCCGGCGACGACCCGGACCGCCGACCTCGGCAACGGCCCGGAGACCGTTGCCGTGGTCGCCCGGGGCAGCCTTCGGCCGGGCGACACCGTCACCGGGCCGGCGATCCTGGTCCAGCCCGACTCGACCGGCTTGCTGCTGCACGGCGACGTCGGCACGGTCGACGCACACCTCAACCTGGTGGTCCAGCATGGCTGA
- a CDS encoding conjugal transfer protein, translated as MPDTGSGFDRRDFAPPGTKFPLEPSDRAARPARGRSGGRPGPLVPPGGPPPWLRWALLGVGLVVLAVVAVLAFGGTGDDTRTTDASPDVSAAAPPSAAGDVGDQPADDESPATGSAQVEGAAAPDAGPTGGDTAEAQPSGAGEVGAIDPELQGAAGFAVQFANSYLNYDEAQPDVRARELAAYLAPGLDAQLGWSGTGRQLAALVIALRAEPTDDGSVVVTVAAQVTGTDAPRWVHLAVPLRQDDRARWAVTAPPAFVPRPSPGNPTLPTPPVPDDALGAQLTDAVTQAFVAFGTSATVDLPGITAEDARIRGLDGQFAFVRLAELVVHDGGDTARTAMARVVWRNDIAGGEIEQTYRLDLTAAGSAWLISSITIG; from the coding sequence GTGCCCGACACCGGAAGCGGCTTCGACCGTCGCGACTTCGCCCCACCGGGGACGAAGTTCCCCCTCGAACCCTCCGATCGCGCTGCCAGGCCCGCACGGGGCAGGTCCGGCGGTCGACCCGGCCCGCTGGTGCCCCCCGGGGGTCCGCCGCCGTGGCTGCGCTGGGCCCTGCTCGGGGTCGGCCTGGTGGTCCTCGCTGTCGTCGCCGTCCTCGCGTTCGGTGGAACGGGTGACGACACCCGGACAACGGACGCGTCACCCGACGTGTCGGCTGCCGCACCGCCATCGGCTGCCGGCGACGTGGGAGATCAGCCCGCCGACGACGAATCCCCGGCCACGGGCTCTGCACAGGTCGAGGGTGCTGCGGCACCCGACGCAGGACCGACCGGCGGCGACACCGCCGAGGCGCAGCCATCCGGCGCGGGAGAGGTCGGCGCGATCGACCCGGAGCTACAGGGGGCAGCCGGGTTCGCGGTCCAGTTCGCGAACAGCTACCTCAACTACGACGAGGCGCAGCCCGACGTCCGGGCACGGGAGCTCGCCGCCTACCTCGCGCCGGGCCTGGACGCCCAGCTCGGCTGGTCGGGCACCGGGCGGCAGCTGGCCGCCCTCGTCATCGCCCTGCGTGCCGAACCGACCGACGACGGGTCGGTCGTGGTCACGGTGGCCGCGCAGGTGACCGGCACCGACGCCCCCCGCTGGGTCCACCTGGCCGTTCCGCTGCGACAGGACGACCGGGCGCGCTGGGCCGTCACGGCACCGCCGGCCTTCGTGCCTCGACCCTCCCCCGGCAACCCGACGCTCCCCACGCCACCGGTACCCGACGACGCGCTCGGGGCACAGCTGACCGACGCGGTCACCCAGGCCTTCGTGGCGTTCGGGACCTCCGCCACCGTCGACCTGCCCGGCATCACCGCCGAGGATGCCCGGATCCGTGGGCTCGACGGCCAGTTCGCCTTCGTTCGCCTCGCCGAGCTGGTCGTGCACGACGGCGGCGACACCGCCCGGACGGCGATGGCACGGGTGGTCTGGCGCAACGACATCGCCGGAGGCGAGATCGAGCAGACGTACCGGCTGGACCTGACGGCCGCTGGCAGCGCGTGGCTGATCAGCTCGATCACGATCGGATGA